A genomic stretch from Bradyrhizobium sp. 195 includes:
- a CDS encoding serine hydrolase domain-containing protein, with protein MDHWLRSAIDYIGSWIEFQLTTIQQPGVIIAFAHRGEVVAEHAFGLANLDTGEKLTPRHRFRIASHSKSFTSAGIMKLREQRKLRLDDTVGQYVSGLHPRVGETTIAQLLSHSAGLTRDGADSGQFIDRRPYLDAKELLAELKLPTAIEAGKRFKYSNHGFGLLGLVIEAIAKEPYSVWIKREIVEAAGLRETEPDSPLPKGARFARGHTRKLPFGERCVIPGDNQAHAMASAAGFVATAGDTARFFAQLAPNAKKSVLSAASRREMTRHHWRIPQSFEAHYGLGVNAGKTDGWDWFGHSGGFQGYISRTCSIPACELTISILSNSIDGAAPFWMDGAMQILRVFQTRGAPDRRVRDWTGRWWTIWGATDLVPAGNSVLVANPQFVNPFMDAAEIEVTGRDTGKLAWAAGYSSHGEPVRRVRDKRGGISDIWIAGANVKPEKVVAREIARRYPPRKRRPTPE; from the coding sequence ACCATTGGCTGCGATCCGCGATCGACTACATCGGCTCCTGGATCGAATTCCAGCTGACGACAATCCAACAGCCCGGCGTCATCATCGCATTCGCCCATCGCGGCGAAGTCGTCGCCGAGCACGCGTTCGGCCTTGCCAATCTCGACACCGGCGAGAAGCTCACCCCACGCCACCGCTTCCGGATCGCCTCCCATTCCAAGAGCTTCACCTCGGCCGGCATCATGAAGCTGCGCGAGCAACGCAAGCTCCGGCTCGATGACACGGTCGGCCAATATGTCAGCGGGCTGCATCCGCGCGTCGGCGAGACGACGATCGCGCAGTTGCTGTCGCACAGTGCGGGGCTGACGCGCGACGGCGCCGATTCCGGCCAGTTCATCGATCGCCGTCCCTATCTCGACGCGAAGGAGTTGCTCGCGGAATTGAAGCTGCCGACCGCGATCGAGGCCGGCAAGCGCTTCAAATATTCCAACCACGGCTTTGGCCTGCTCGGCCTCGTGATCGAAGCCATTGCGAAGGAGCCCTATTCCGTCTGGATCAAGCGCGAGATCGTCGAGGCCGCGGGCCTGCGCGAGACTGAGCCGGACTCACCGCTTCCCAAGGGCGCGCGGTTCGCGCGCGGCCACACGCGAAAGCTGCCATTCGGTGAGCGCTGCGTGATCCCCGGTGACAATCAAGCGCACGCGATGGCGTCGGCCGCAGGCTTCGTTGCGACCGCCGGCGACACCGCCCGCTTCTTCGCGCAGCTCGCGCCCAATGCGAAAAAGAGCGTGTTGTCGGCCGCGAGCCGCCGCGAGATGACGCGGCACCATTGGCGCATCCCGCAGAGCTTCGAGGCCCACTACGGCTTGGGCGTTAACGCCGGCAAGACCGACGGCTGGGACTGGTTCGGCCATAGCGGCGGCTTCCAGGGCTACATCTCGCGGACCTGCTCCATCCCCGCTTGCGAGCTCACGATCAGCATCCTCAGCAACTCCATCGACGGCGCGGCGCCGTTCTGGATGGACGGCGCGATGCAGATCCTGCGCGTGTTCCAGACCCGCGGCGCGCCGGACCGGCGCGTGCGCGACTGGACCGGGCGCTGGTGGACGATCTGGGGCGCGACCGACCTCGTCCCAGCCGGCAACAGTGTGCTGGTCGCCAATCCGCAATTCGTCAATCCGTTCATGGATGCCGCCGAGATCGAGGTCACCGGCCGCGACACCGGCAAGCTCGCCTGGGCTGCCGGCTATTCCAGCCATGGCGAGCCGGTGCGACGGGTCCGCGACAAGCGCGGGGGGATCAGCGACATCTGGATCGCGGGCGCCAATGTGAAGCCGGAAAAAGTCGTGGCGCGCGAGATCGCACGCCGGTATCCGCCGCGCAAGCGGCGGCCTACTCCCGAATGA
- a CDS encoding S10 family peptidase translates to MLTIWSTLRGTGLVLAVSAVALASVVRADDPPQPRSEAAATAGQKGGRAGNAQGATQASPSAAEPHRLPPDATTKQTLDLPGRTLNFAATAGSIRVFDGKGEPLADIAYTSYQLDGADRATRPVTFLFNGGPGASSAWLQFGAAGPWRLPLDGDALSPSASPEVKPNAETWLDFTDLVFIDPVSTGYSRFVASGEDARKSFYSVDGDVNAIALVIRRWLEKHDRLTSPKYVAGESYGGIRGPKVVRQLQLQHGVGVRGLILVSPLLDFREFTGTSLLQYVATLPSYVAVAREVKGPVKRADLADVEAYARGEFLADLVKGAADEEATNRLADKVAELTGIDQALSRRLAGRFDVGEFRREFDRKNGKVTGRYDGSVRGFDPYPDSSSSRFGDPSGDALQAPLTSAAVDVLSRKLNWKPDGSYEVLNGTVEGHWDFGRGINPPQSVSELRQILATDAKLNVLVAHGLFDLATPYFGTKRALDQMPAFATQRVKFVVYPGGHMFYSQGGSRQAFRSEVEALIRE, encoded by the coding sequence ATGCTCACGATCTGGTCGACGCTGCGAGGAACGGGGCTGGTGCTGGCCGTGTCCGCGGTCGCGCTCGCAAGCGTCGTGCGCGCGGACGATCCGCCGCAGCCGCGCTCCGAGGCGGCAGCGACGGCGGGGCAGAAGGGCGGTCGCGCCGGCAACGCACAAGGCGCGACGCAGGCGTCGCCCTCGGCGGCCGAGCCGCACCGTCTTCCGCCTGACGCGACCACGAAGCAGACGCTGGATCTGCCCGGCCGCACCCTCAACTTCGCCGCGACCGCCGGCTCCATCCGCGTGTTCGACGGCAAGGGCGAGCCACTGGCCGACATTGCCTATACGTCCTACCAACTCGACGGCGCCGACCGCGCCACGCGTCCGGTCACGTTCCTGTTCAATGGCGGCCCCGGCGCGTCCTCGGCGTGGCTCCAGTTCGGCGCGGCCGGTCCGTGGCGGCTGCCGCTCGATGGCGATGCGCTGTCGCCGTCGGCCTCGCCCGAGGTGAAGCCGAACGCGGAGACCTGGCTCGACTTCACCGATCTCGTCTTCATCGATCCCGTCAGCACCGGCTACAGCCGCTTCGTTGCGAGCGGGGAGGATGCGCGCAAGTCGTTCTACTCCGTCGACGGCGACGTCAACGCGATCGCGCTCGTGATCCGCCGCTGGCTCGAGAAGCACGACCGGCTGACCTCGCCGAAATATGTCGCGGGCGAGAGCTATGGCGGCATTCGCGGGCCGAAGGTGGTGCGCCAGTTGCAGCTCCAGCACGGCGTCGGCGTCAGGGGCTTGATCCTGGTGTCGCCGCTGCTCGATTTCCGAGAGTTCACCGGCACCAGCCTCCTGCAATATGTCGCGACCTTGCCGAGCTATGTGGCGGTGGCGCGCGAAGTCAAAGGGCCGGTCAAGCGCGCCGATCTCGCCGATGTCGAGGCTTACGCGCGCGGCGAATTCCTGGCCGACCTCGTCAAGGGCGCGGCGGACGAGGAGGCCACCAATCGTCTTGCCGACAAGGTCGCCGAGCTCACCGGCATCGACCAGGCGCTGAGCCGCCGGCTCGCCGGCCGCTTCGACGTCGGTGAATTCCGCCGCGAGTTCGACCGCAAGAACGGCAAGGTGACGGGACGCTACGACGGCTCCGTGCGAGGCTTCGATCCCTATCCGGATTCGAGCAGCTCGCGGTTCGGCGACCCCTCAGGCGATGCGCTGCAGGCGCCGCTGACGAGCGCCGCGGTCGACGTGCTCTCACGCAAGCTGAACTGGAAGCCCGATGGTTCCTATGAGGTTTTGAACGGCACTGTGGAAGGTCACTGGGATTTCGGCCGCGGCATCAACCCGCCGCAATCGGTGTCCGAGCTGCGCCAGATCCTCGCTACCGATGCGAAGCTGAACGTGCTGGTCGCGCACGGCCTGTTCGACCTTGCCACGCCCTATTTCGGAACGAAGCGGGCGCTCGATCAGATGCCGGCCTTCGCGACGCAGCGCGTGAAGTTCGTCGTCTATCCCGGCGGCCACATGTTCTATTCGCAGGGCGGCTCGCGGCAGGCGTTTCGCAGCGAGGTCGAGGCGCTCATTCGGGAGTAG
- a CDS encoding NAD kinase: protein MTKPQRYDRIAFVASPSSEAQAAFSQLTRDYGNCAPKEADVVVALGGDGLMLQTLHQNMHTGKPIYGMHRGTVGFLMNEYSPHDLRARLETAHESEINPLLMRATDVNDRVHLHHAINEVYLFRQTSQAARLRILIDERERMPELIADGIIVATPAGSTAYNLSAQGPILPINAALLALTPISAFRPRRWRGALLPNTAYVVIEVLEDDKRPVAAVADHEEVRRVRRVEILSDKSISMRMLFDPGHSLEERILREQFGY, encoded by the coding sequence ATGACCAAGCCCCAGCGATACGACCGCATCGCCTTCGTCGCCAGCCCGAGCAGCGAGGCGCAGGCCGCCTTCAGCCAGCTCACCAGGGACTATGGCAATTGCGCCCCGAAGGAAGCCGATGTCGTCGTCGCGCTCGGCGGCGACGGGCTGATGCTGCAGACGCTGCACCAGAACATGCACACGGGAAAGCCGATCTACGGCATGCACCGCGGCACTGTCGGCTTCCTGATGAACGAGTATTCGCCGCACGATCTGCGCGCGCGGCTCGAGACGGCGCATGAATCGGAGATCAATCCGCTCCTGATGCGCGCGACCGACGTCAACGACCGTGTTCACCTGCACCACGCCATCAACGAGGTGTACCTGTTCCGGCAGACCTCCCAGGCGGCGCGCCTGCGGATCCTGATCGACGAGCGCGAGCGCATGCCCGAGCTGATCGCCGACGGCATCATTGTGGCGACGCCGGCCGGCTCGACCGCCTACAATCTGTCGGCGCAGGGACCGATCCTACCGATCAACGCCGCCCTTCTGGCGCTGACCCCGATCAGCGCCTTCCGGCCGCGGCGCTGGCGCGGCGCCCTGCTGCCCAACACCGCCTATGTCGTGATCGAGGTGCTGGAGGACGACAAGCGTCCCGTCGCGGCCGTCGCCGACCATGAGGAGGTACGCAGGGTGCGGCGCGTCGAGATCCTGTCCGACAAGAGCATCTCGATGCGCATGCTGTTCGACCCCGGCCACAGCCTGGAAGAGCGCATCCTGCGCGAGCAGTTCGGCTACTAA
- a CDS encoding response regulator — MFRIDFNKLRFLVCDDNPHMRRILRTLLHSFGAREVYEAEDGATALEMYSHYVPDIVITDWAMPIFDGLELAQMIRQPDSKGNPYAPIIMLTGHSEKRRVTVARDAGVTEFLAKPISAKGLYQRILNVVANPRPFIKTKSYFGPDRRRNTNSAYMGPERRVGEKHEVLQQPSLLDKARSSI; from the coding sequence ATGTTCCGTATCGACTTCAACAAGCTGCGCTTCCTCGTCTGCGACGACAATCCGCACATGCGCCGCATCCTGCGGACGCTGCTGCATTCCTTTGGCGCGCGCGAAGTCTACGAGGCCGAGGACGGCGCCACCGCGCTCGAGATGTACAGCCATTACGTGCCCGACATCGTCATCACCGACTGGGCCATGCCGATCTTCGACGGGCTCGAGCTCGCGCAGATGATCCGGCAGCCGGACTCCAAGGGCAACCCCTACGCGCCGATCATCATGCTGACCGGTCATTCCGAGAAGCGCCGTGTCACTGTCGCGCGCGATGCCGGCGTCACCGAATTCCTGGCCAAGCCGATCTCGGCCAAGGGGCTCTATCAGCGCATCCTCAACGTGGTCGCCAATCCCCGCCCCTTCATCAAGACCAAGTCCTATTTCGGGCCGGACCGGCGCCGCAACACCAATTCCGCCTATATGGGTCCCGAGCGCCGCGTCGGCGAAAAGCACGAGGTGCTGCAGCAGCCCTCGCTGCTCGACAAAGCCCGTTCCTCCATCTAG
- a CDS encoding Hpt domain-containing protein codes for MAKNSAKDIEVKAFATHQIITQPNPLRKVLRRVEEKDLDDPVARAEQALAGLSGEFKDWMTTEVNRLSAAYVAVRNDGFTKERRDELFHAAHDIKGDAATFGYPAAAGVAESLCRVIEHAPDLEKVPAELFTHHINAILAIVHENTRLDSISVSAELSRRLRKVADDYLAHVNRDRPEHLEVILAPSIVPVD; via the coding sequence ATGGCGAAGAACAGCGCAAAGGACATCGAGGTCAAGGCCTTCGCCACGCATCAAATCATCACGCAGCCCAACCCGCTGCGCAAGGTTCTGCGCCGCGTCGAAGAGAAGGACCTGGACGATCCAGTCGCCCGTGCCGAGCAGGCGCTCGCGGGTCTTTCGGGCGAGTTCAAGGACTGGATGACGACGGAGGTCAACCGGCTGTCGGCCGCCTATGTCGCCGTCCGGAATGACGGCTTCACCAAGGAAAGGCGCGACGAGCTGTTTCACGCCGCCCACGACATCAAGGGTGACGCCGCAACCTTCGGCTATCCGGCCGCGGCGGGGGTAGCCGAGAGCCTGTGCCGCGTCATCGAGCACGCACCTGATCTCGAAAAGGTGCCGGCCGAACTGTTCACGCACCACATCAACGCCATTCTCGCCATCGTGCACGAGAACACCAGGCTCGACAGCATCAGCGTCTCCGCCGAGTTGAGCCGGCGCCTGCGCAAGGTCGCCGACGACTATCTCGCCCATGTCAACCGCGACCGCCCCGAGCATCTCGAGGTGATCCTGGCGCCGAGCATCGTGCCGGTGGACTGA
- a CDS encoding DUF2336 domain-containing protein, producing the protein MIVRQFINWIRTAPAGERAEATRALARAWLISDLSTDDRIAAEGALLMLLDDASPLVRQAMAEAFARSTDAPASIVRALSADQPTVALPVLEHSPLLIDADLVDIVATGNDEVQCAVARRIALPVSVCAAIAEVGCAAAALELIENPHAELAPFSWNRIVERHGHLAAIREAMLVLDDLPSATRAALVAKLSETLAQFVVARNWLSADRADRITIEARDRSTINIAARSRGEDMQGLVHHLRVTGQLTAGLILRALLSSNLDLFDAALAELADLPLARVTALLHDRGGNSLHALLRRAGLPEATFAAFQVALDACHEQGFVDSDDGAARLRRRMVERVLTHCETDSGATEPLMVLLRRFATESAREEARLFCDELATDEDTYDDLIAA; encoded by the coding sequence ATGATTGTTCGGCAGTTCATCAATTGGATCAGGACGGCGCCGGCCGGCGAGCGGGCCGAGGCCACACGGGCGTTGGCCCGGGCCTGGCTGATCTCAGATCTTTCCACAGACGACCGCATCGCCGCCGAAGGCGCGCTCTTGATGCTGCTCGACGATGCCTCGCCGCTGGTGCGGCAGGCGATGGCCGAGGCTTTTGCGCGCAGCACGGATGCGCCGGCGTCGATCGTGCGGGCGCTGTCGGCGGATCAGCCGACCGTCGCGCTGCCCGTGCTCGAACATTCTCCGCTCTTGATCGACGCCGATCTCGTCGACATTGTTGCGACCGGCAATGACGAGGTGCAATGCGCGGTCGCCCGCCGCATCGCGCTGCCGGTCTCGGTCTGCGCCGCCATCGCCGAAGTCGGCTGCGCGGCGGCCGCGCTGGAGTTGATCGAAAATCCTCATGCCGAGCTTGCGCCGTTCTCGTGGAATCGCATCGTCGAGCGCCACGGCCATCTCGCCGCGATTCGCGAGGCGATGCTGGTGCTGGATGATCTGCCGTCCGCAACCCGGGCCGCGCTGGTGGCGAAACTCTCCGAGACGCTGGCGCAATTCGTCGTGGCGCGGAACTGGCTGAGCGCCGATCGTGCCGATCGCATCACGATCGAGGCGCGTGACCGCTCCACCATCAACATCGCGGCGCGCTCGCGCGGCGAGGACATGCAGGGCCTCGTGCATCATTTGCGCGTCACGGGCCAGCTGACTGCCGGCCTGATCCTGCGCGCATTGCTGTCCAGCAATCTCGATTTGTTCGACGCGGCGCTGGCCGAGCTCGCCGACCTGCCGCTGGCGCGCGTCACCGCGCTTCTGCACGATCGCGGCGGCAATAGCCTGCACGCGCTGCTCCGCCGCGCCGGGCTGCCCGAGGCGACGTTCGCGGCATTCCAGGTCGCGCTCGATGCCTGCCACGAGCAGGGCTTTGTCGACAGTGACGACGGCGCGGCGCGGCTGCGCCGGCGCATGGTCGAGCGCGTGCTCACCCATTGCGAGACCGACAGCGGCGCCACCGAGCCGCTGATGGTTTTGCTGCGCCGCTTCGCCACGGAGTCGGCGCGCGAGGAGGCAAGGCTGTTCTGCGACGAGCTCGCCACGGACGAGGACACCTACGACGATCTGATCGCGGCGTAA
- a CDS encoding lytic transglycosylase domain-containing protein encodes MSVDNFSATQTAGLDPSRARVAGAIKQASNVTGVSFQYMLTTAKMESDFNPTAGATTSSAHGLYQFIDQTWLGTVKEAGTQLGYGNYSDAITRTSSGTYTVDDPAMKRSIMKLRDDPDAASAMAGALTQSNSFKLTGLLGRRPSDSELYMAHFMGVGGAAKLIANAEDNPQAVGARLFPNAASANRSIFYERDGRARSVSEVYSVLDARYASAANSKTTRGAMAMYGGTPSTTVASASGVQPAAPVIDNAAYLQTFPNARAVTPVSASAPTTLADNAPSTPVFRSIYQPGDATQPVSTTVQKLWGNNASLTSVAPATSVASATPDVRPPQPLDLFSDRSGTFSS; translated from the coding sequence ATGTCGGTCGACAATTTCAGTGCCACGCAGACGGCCGGTCTCGATCCGTCGCGGGCGCGCGTCGCCGGTGCGATCAAGCAGGCCTCGAACGTCACCGGCGTCAGCTTCCAGTACATGCTGACCACCGCCAAGATGGAATCGGACTTCAATCCGACGGCCGGGGCCACGACGTCGTCCGCGCACGGACTCTACCAATTCATCGACCAGACCTGGCTCGGCACCGTGAAGGAAGCCGGAACCCAGCTCGGCTACGGCAACTATTCCGACGCCATCACCAGGACCTCGTCGGGCACCTACACCGTCGATGATCCCGCTATGAAGCGGTCGATCATGAAGCTGCGCGACGATCCCGATGCCGCCTCCGCCATGGCGGGCGCACTGACGCAGTCGAACAGCTTCAAGCTCACCGGCTTGCTCGGCCGCAGGCCGAGCGACAGTGAGCTCTACATGGCGCATTTCATGGGCGTCGGCGGGGCTGCAAAACTGATCGCCAATGCCGAGGACAATCCGCAAGCGGTCGGTGCGCGGCTGTTTCCGAACGCGGCGTCCGCCAATCGCTCGATCTTCTACGAGAGGGATGGCCGCGCCCGCAGCGTCTCCGAAGTCTATTCGGTGCTGGATGCGCGCTATGCCAGCGCGGCCAATTCGAAAACGACCCGCGGCGCGATGGCGATGTATGGCGGCACGCCGTCGACCACGGTCGCGAGCGCGAGCGGCGTGCAGCCCGCCGCGCCCGTCATCGACAACGCCGCCTATCTCCAGACCTTCCCGAACGCACGCGCGGTGACGCCCGTCAGTGCATCGGCGCCAACGACGCTCGCGGACAATGCCCCGAGCACGCCGGTGTTTCGTTCGATCTATCAGCCCGGTGATGCCACGCAGCCGGTCTCGACCACGGTGCAGAAATTATGGGGCAACAATGCCTCGCTCACCTCGGTCGCACCGGCGACCTCGGTCGCGTCAGCGACGCCGGATGTGCGGCCGCCGCAGCCACTCGATCTCTTCAGCGATCGCAGCGGCACGTTCTCGAGCTAG
- the hisI gene encoding phosphoribosyl-AMP cyclohydrolase gives MSAHSHEIEEGLSFQPRFDAAGLVTCVATDIATGDVLMVAHMNEEALRKTIATGEAWYFSRSRNALWRKGETSGQTQRVVEMRTDCDQDAVWIRVEQVGAACHTGRRSCFYRKVEGEGGGAKLVFTDAERLFDPSDVYEK, from the coding sequence GTGTCCGCTCATTCCCATGAGATCGAGGAAGGCTTGTCCTTCCAGCCGCGGTTCGACGCGGCAGGGCTCGTGACCTGCGTCGCGACCGACATTGCCACCGGCGATGTGCTCATGGTCGCGCACATGAACGAGGAGGCACTGCGCAAGACGATCGCGACCGGTGAGGCCTGGTACTTCAGCCGTTCGCGCAATGCCTTGTGGCGAAAAGGTGAGACCTCAGGTCAAACCCAGCGCGTGGTCGAGATGCGTACCGATTGCGACCAGGACGCGGTCTGGATCCGCGTCGAGCAGGTCGGCGCGGCCTGCCACACCGGGCGGCGGTCCTGCTTCTACCGGAAGGTCGAAGGTGAGGGCGGCGGGGCGAAGCTGGTGTTCACCGATGCCGAGCGGCTGTTTGATCCCAGCGACGTCTATGAGAAGTAA
- the folE gene encoding GTP cyclohydrolase I FolE produces MDATIKSIRPGKPSDRQPESRAAELDPAEFLAAAVRADQPRPARAEAEAAVKTLLAYIGENTEREGLLDTPRRVVEAFDELYQGYHQCPAEVLDRTFGETAGYDDFVLVRDIEFTSQCEHHMMPFYGKAHIAYTPVERVVGLSKLARLTDIFARRLQTQEHLTAQIAAAIDEVLKPRGVAVLIEAEHTCMSVRGVAKHGASTFTSRFTGMFRDNPAEQARFLSLVRGTR; encoded by the coding sequence ATGGACGCTACAATCAAATCCATCCGCCCGGGCAAGCCCTCCGACCGGCAGCCCGAGAGCCGCGCGGCCGAGCTTGATCCTGCCGAATTCCTCGCGGCTGCCGTCCGCGCCGACCAGCCGCGCCCGGCGCGTGCAGAGGCGGAAGCAGCCGTGAAGACGCTGCTCGCCTATATCGGCGAGAACACCGAGCGCGAGGGCTTGCTCGACACGCCGCGCCGCGTGGTCGAGGCCTTCGACGAGCTCTATCAGGGCTATCATCAGTGCCCGGCCGAGGTGCTCGACCGCACCTTCGGCGAGACCGCCGGCTATGACGATTTCGTGCTGGTGCGCGACATCGAGTTCACCTCGCAGTGCGAGCATCACATGATGCCGTTCTACGGCAAGGCGCACATCGCCTATACGCCGGTGGAACGCGTCGTCGGCCTGTCCAAGCTGGCGCGCCTCACCGATATCTTCGCCCGCCGGCTCCAAACCCAGGAGCATCTGACGGCGCAGATCGCGGCTGCGATCGACGAAGTCCTCAAGCCGCGCGGCGTTGCGGTGCTGATCGAGGCCGAGCATACCTGCATGTCGGTGCGCGGCGTCGCCAAGCATGGCGCTTCCACCTTCACCAGCCGCTTCACCGGCATGTTCCGCGACAATCCGGCGGAACAGGCCCGTTTCCTGTCCCTGGTGCGAGGCACGCGCTGA
- a CDS encoding iron-sulfur cluster assembly scaffold protein, protein MLNDIYNKRIIELAGNIPRLGRLSDPDASATAHSKLCGSTVKIDLKMTGDTVTDFAHDVKACALGQASSSIMASRIVGSTASELRELRETVRKMLKENGAPPEGKWEEIKFLEPVRDYKARHASTLLTFDAVVDAIGQIEAKAKLPAVAQG, encoded by the coding sequence ATGCTGAACGACATCTACAACAAGCGGATCATCGAACTGGCCGGGAATATTCCGCGCCTCGGACGGCTATCGGACCCCGATGCCTCCGCCACCGCCCACTCGAAGCTGTGCGGTTCGACCGTCAAGATCGATCTCAAGATGACTGGAGACACCGTCACCGACTTCGCTCATGACGTGAAGGCCTGCGCCCTCGGCCAAGCCTCCTCATCCATCATGGCAAGTCGGATCGTCGGCTCGACTGCGAGCGAACTCCGTGAGTTACGCGAAACTGTTCGCAAGATGCTGAAGGAGAACGGTGCGCCTCCTGAAGGCAAATGGGAGGAGATCAAGTTCCTCGAGCCGGTCCGCGACTACAAGGCGCGCCACGCCTCGACGCTTCTAACCTTCGATGCCGTGGTTGACGCCATCGGCCAGATCGAAGCCAAAGCCAAGCTGCCCGCTGTGGCGCAGGGCTGA
- a CDS encoding COG3904 family protein, translated as MRLLNSLDLRGWLLVGTAVCGVVLAGAVATLGSSARAGAALEERKLPMKFNWIACEPNCRGWVSAVGIITADTPKDFEEFSRGRQLGGATVVLDSSGGSVNDAITLGRRFRNLGLLTTVGVSFRAGQSARPAVAPEAYCESMCVFLLLAGKKRYVPEAAHVRVHQIWMGDRADDAKSASYSAQDLMIVERDIGRLAKYTFDMGGAGDLLSLALSVPPWEDLHELDAGELKLTNLVTTDLVADVLPHVDISAPAMAELAPKTQARFGVEPEQPAKSTKTAEAIVPTGGVAAPAPAAPK; from the coding sequence TTGAGACTTCTGAACTCCCTTGATCTTCGCGGCTGGTTGCTGGTGGGAACCGCCGTGTGTGGAGTCGTGCTGGCTGGCGCCGTCGCGACGCTCGGGTCGTCGGCCCGCGCCGGTGCTGCTCTCGAAGAGCGCAAGCTACCGATGAAGTTCAACTGGATCGCCTGCGAGCCGAACTGCCGCGGCTGGGTCAGTGCGGTGGGCATCATCACCGCCGATACGCCGAAGGATTTCGAAGAGTTTTCCCGTGGTCGCCAGCTCGGCGGTGCCACCGTGGTGCTCGATTCCAGCGGCGGTTCCGTCAATGACGCGATCACGCTTGGCCGACGCTTCCGCAATCTCGGGCTCTTGACCACGGTCGGCGTAAGCTTCCGCGCCGGGCAGTCCGCTCGTCCGGCGGTCGCGCCTGAGGCCTATTGCGAATCCATGTGCGTGTTCCTGCTGCTGGCCGGCAAGAAGCGCTACGTGCCGGAAGCCGCCCATGTCCGCGTCCACCAGATCTGGATGGGCGACCGCGCCGATGATGCCAAGTCGGCGAGCTACAGCGCGCAGGACCTGATGATCGTGGAGCGCGACATCGGCCGGCTCGCCAAATACACCTTCGACATGGGCGGAGCGGGCGACCTGCTGTCGCTCGCGCTCAGCGTTCCACCCTGGGAAGATCTGCATGAGCTGGACGCCGGCGAGCTCAAGCTCACCAATCTCGTGACGACAGATCTCGTTGCCGACGTGCTGCCGCACGTGGACATCTCCGCGCCGGCGATGGCGGAGCTTGCCCCGAAGACGCAGGCCCGGTTCGGCGTGGAACCGGAGCAGCCCGCCAAGTCGACCAAGACGGCGGAAGCCATCGTGCCGACCGGCGGTGTGGCCGCGCCAGCCCCGGCGGCGCCGAAGTAA
- the yidD gene encoding membrane protein insertion efficiency factor YidD has protein sequence MKHSACGHCSSPVDAALRLPRRFGRALIWLYRHTLSPLVGYNCRHLPTCSVYGDEAIERFGLWAGGWMTLARLLRCNPFGTSGIDNVPLTAPQRARWYLPWRYARWRGVNAS, from the coding sequence ATGAAGCATTCAGCCTGCGGGCATTGTTCCAGTCCGGTCGACGCGGCGCTTCGGCTCCCGCGCAGATTCGGCCGTGCGCTGATCTGGCTCTATCGGCATACGCTGTCGCCTCTGGTCGGCTACAATTGCCGGCACCTGCCGACCTGCTCCGTCTATGGCGACGAGGCGATCGAACGGTTCGGGCTCTGGGCCGGCGGCTGGATGACGCTCGCGCGGCTGCTCCGCTGCAATCCGTTTGGCACGTCGGGCATCGACAATGTGCCGCTTACCGCGCCGCAACGCGCGCGCTGGTATCTGCCATGGCGCTATGCCCGCTGGCGCGGCGTCAATGCATCGTGA